The proteins below are encoded in one region of Neodiprion virginianus isolate iyNeoVirg1 chromosome 7, iyNeoVirg1.1, whole genome shotgun sequence:
- the LOC124308483 gene encoding transient receptor potential cation channel trpm isoform X6, whose protein sequence is MAIGNVICGANTPKVKRKKVKTTARSWIEATFQKRECAKFIPSPRDEHRCCCGHSFTFHCGTGADVQTHSTAGASAATGDKKIDHEREVWTPGKNTRISPTDAYGTIEFQGGPHPTKAQYVRLAYDTRPEPIVQLLRHEWNLDLPKLLITVHGGRSNFELQPSLKKVLRKGLLKAAKTTGAWIFTGGTNTGVTRQVGDALLLERSNQRQGRVVSIGIAPWGILENGHELVGRGRDVPYHAIASPRSKYAVLNSRHAYFLLVDNGTGGRYGAEIMLRRKLEKYISNQKLQPYTHSSIPVVALVIEGGTNTIRAVLEYVTDEPPVPVVVCDGSGRAADLIAFMHKYATESETEGDGLPDGMRLHLLGTIRHTFEVSTEQAEQLYLELLQCTRNKNLITVFRITHDRPQELDQTILTALFKSQQLSPAEQLSLALTWNRVDIARSEIFVYGQEWPPGALEQSMMQALQHDRIDFVKLLLENGVSMRKFLSIPRLEDLYNTKEGPSNTLGYILRDVRPHIPRGYIYTLHDIGLVINKLMGGAYRAQYTRRKFRAVYSRVMKKSGGHAHHAHAHRTNSATSFAGRCYSVSGAAGKTDSLTMTLLAETLPGDRDTPLFDFPFNELLIWAVLTKRQQMALLMWQHGEEALAKALVALKLYKAMAHEAAEDDLETEIYDELRSYGKEFETIALELLDFCYRQDDDQTQQLLTSELQNWSGQTCLSLAVTANHRPLLAHPCSQIILADLWMGGLRTRKNTNLKVVLGLLCPPYITRLEFKSREELQLMPQTQEEHLIALEDEDEDSDYEQGVTPTLASAPAHPEVEALISTENGTITAKDTIVRENGKVITDHDDCSPRFVHSLPEYYDIKTNRPLRLKKKLYEFYTAPITKFWASSIAYIVFLVLFSYCILVKMGHMPAWAEIYSIAYICTLGCEKVRQIVSSEPATLSHKFSVWAWNMWNPCDAAAILFFQIGLILRLRMPTMEVGRVIYCVDCIYWYLRILNILGVNKYLGPLVTMMGKMVKNMIYFVVLLLVVLMSFGVARQAILNPNSEPKWRILRDIFMEPYFMLYGEVYADNIDPDCGNDPGQDPCLLGRWITPAAMSVYLLVANILLINLLIAVFNNIFNEVNAVAHQVWMFQRFTVVMEYEQKPVLPPPLIIVSHIYLLIKYIIRCVRQGEMRSTEAYDNGLKLFLEEDDMERLYDFEEDCVEGYFREQELKLQMSTDERVKVTTERVEHMHQKIEDIDKKENSRNVSLQAVEFKMRKLEELNEQTLAHLGVIHRFMATHTSNLDLPRFDPTTEPRTRRASERSEAASESDLITQSPLLHTRRRKLLKSLTDATFFPTTTTPLEDEVPLRATILSSLDNLSKNDSSNNSDEPASQEVFKTSESRESNVSEGNAKPEKEINDHYKRSGSVDVTSTSAFEVRRDSSGHPPSVRQSSRTLSEPDNLLAPPVSGAQRVTWAEPKVAVIPSSAGSNNASSNQRSVLLAMRSEYTSITDELESYCGLLSPPRTPPVSPPPRRGRYASEMSNPEMALHIEKEHLRDAEECDYQLMEGLIHRRYMHDTDIAEDAESDDNEDSAFFLTVHNERRQLRRASAIEDETFKSRPTISVTKEIEQTLARPPIRESDNDLPADHGLSTCPAPASETMC, encoded by the exons ATGGCCATCGGCAATGTGATTTGCGGAGCAAACACTCCAAAAGTGAAACGAAAGAAGGTCAAG aCAACAGCGCGGAGTTGGATAGAAGCTACTTTTCAAAAGAGGGAATGCGCAAAATTTATTCCTAGTCCTCGAGATGAGCACAG ATGCTGCTGCGGGCATTCCTTCACATTTCACTGCGGAACTGGCGCCGATGTTCAAACTCATTCCACCGCTGGCGCCAGCGCTGCTACCGGAGATAAGAAAATTGATCATGAACGAGAGGTTTGGACTCCGGGTAAAAATACGCGAATTAGCCCAACCGATGCATATGGCACGATTGAGTTTCAGGGTGGACCTCATCCAACCAAAGCGCAg TATGTCAGGCTCGCATACGATACTCGACCAGAGCCTATTGTTCAACTACTGAGGCACGAATGGAACCTCGATTTACCAAAGTTATTGATCACCGTTCATGGTGGGAGATCGAATTTCGAGCTACAGCCAAGCTTGAAGAAAGTCCTTAGAAAAGGCCTTTTAAAAGCAGCAAAAACAACGGGTGCTTGGATCTTTACGGGCGGAACAAATACCG GTGTAACACGACAGGTTGGCGATGCTCTGCTTTTGGAGCGTTCAAATCAGAGACAGGGGAGAGTCGTCAGTATCGGTATTGCGCCTTGGGGGATACTTGAGAATGGACACGAACTGGTCGGTCGGGGACGCGACGTTCCTTATCACGCCATTGCATCTCCAAG GTCCAAATACGCTGTACTGAACAGCAGGCATGCATATTTTCTTTTGGTTGATAATGGAACTGGAGGGAGATATGGAGCTGAAATAATGCTGCGAAGGAAgcttgaaaaatacatatcaaATCAGAAACTTCAGCCAT ACACGCATAGTAGCATTCCCGTTGTGGCACTTGTAATCGAAGGAGGAACAAACACTATCCGAGCAGTTCTTGAATACGTTACAGATGAACCGCCAGTCCCTGTCGTGGTTTGCGATGGTTCCGGTCGGGCAGCCGACCTCATTGCTTTCATGCACAA GTACGCGACAGAGAGTGAAACAGAGGGTGACGGCTTGCCAGACGGGATGCGTCTACATTTGTTAGGCACTATTAGGCACACCTTTGAAGTTTCTACCGAACAGGCGGAACAACTCTACTTAGAGCTACTTCAGTGCACACGTAACAAAAACCTT ATTACAGTATTCAGAATTACGCATGACCGGCCTCAAGAACTTGACCAAACAATCCTCACAGCCTTATTTAAATCGCAGCAGCTCTCGCCAGCTGAACAATTATCACTGGCTCTGACTTGGAACAGAGTCGATATAGCTCGTAGCGAAATATTTGTATACGGACAAGAATGGCCGCCCGGAGCACTCGAACAATCCATGATGCAGGCTCTACAGCACGACCGAATTGATTTTGTAAAACTTTTGCTTGAGAATGGTGTTTCAATGCGTAAATTTCTCTCCATACCTCGTCTCGAAGATCTCTACAACACA aAAGAAGGGCCATCCAACACTCTTGGCTACATTTTGAGGGACGTGAGACCACACATACCGCGTGGATATATTTATACTCTGCACGACATCGGTCTTGTGATTAATAAGCTGATGGGTGGAGCTTATCGGGCTCAATACACTCGGCGAAAATTTAGAGCGGTTTATTCTCGAGTTATGAAGAAGTCTGGTGGACACGCGCATCACGCTCATGCCCATCGTACCAATAGTGCAACGAGTTTTGCTGGTCGATGTTACTCGGTTAGCGGCGCTGCTGGAAAAACTGATAGTTTGACGATGACTCTGCTGGCCGAGACGCTGCCAGGGGACAGAGACACACCGCTCTTCGATTTTCCGTTCAACGAACTGCTGATATGGGCTGTACTAACGAAACGTCAACAAATGGCGCTTCTTATGTGGCAACACGGGGAGGAAGCATTGGCCAAAGCGCTGGTAGCTCTAAAACTTTATAAGGCAATGGCGCACGAAGCTGCCGAAGACGATCTTGAGACAGAGATTTATGACGAACTGCGTAGTTACGGCAAGGAATTTGAAACTATCG CCTTAGAGCTTCTGGATTTTTGTTATCGACAAGACGACGATCAAACTCAACAGTTGCTAACGTCAGAGCTTCAGAATTGGTCAGGTCAGACGTGTTTGTCACTTGCTGTAACTGCGAACCATCGTCCTCTTCTAGCACATCCTTGCAGTCAAATTATTCTCGCTGACCTCTGGATGGGTGGCCTACGAACACGTAAAAATACGAATCTCAAG GTAGTACTTGGCCTGCTGTGTCCGCCATACATAACACGGCTGGAATTCAAAAGTCGAGAAGAGCTGCAGCTTATGCCACAGACACAGGAGGAACATTTAATTGCTCTTGAGGACGAAGATGAAGACAGTGACTACGAGCAAGGAGTCACTCCCACATTAGCGTCGGCTCCGGCACACCCCGAAGTCGAG GCACTAATTTCCACTGAAAATGGAACAATAACTGCAAAAGACACAATCGTTCGAGAGAATGGTAAAGTTATAACAGATCACGATGATTGCAGTCCCAGATTTGTTCACTCCTTGCCCGAATACTATGATATAAAAACAAACCGACCCTTACGTCTGAAAAAGAAGCTCTACGAATTTTATACAGCTCCTATTACCAAATTTTGGGCAAGTTCG ATTGCGTACATAGTATTCTTGGTGCTATTCTCATACTGCATTCTTGTGAAAATGGGTCACATGCCTGCCTGGGCTGAAATATACTCCATTGCCTACATTTGCACACTCGGCTGTGAAAAAGTTCGGCAGATAGTGTCTTCCGAGCCAGCAACTTTATCCCATAAGTTCAGTGTCTGGGCATGGAATATGTGGAACCCGTGCGACGCCGCTGccattctattttttcaaattggtCTCATTCTACGGTTGAGAATGCCCACTATGGAAGTAGGGCGTGTTATTTATTGTGTGGATTGTATATATTGGTACCTGCGAATTCTCAACATTCTCGGAGTCAACAAGTACTTAG GTCCTTTGGTTACAATGATGGGAAAGATGGTGAAGAATATGATATACTTTGTTGTACTGTTGCTAGTTGTACTGATGAGCTTTGGCGTAGCCAGACAAGCTATTCTTAATCCTAATAGTGAACCCAAGTGGCGAATTTTGCGAGAT ATATTTATGGAGCCATATTTCATGCTTTACGGTGAAGTGTACGCGGACAATATAGATCCAGACTGCGGAAATGACCCAGGACAGGATCCGTGCCTTCTGGGAAGGTGGATAACACCCGCTGCCATGTCCGTCTACCTTCTCGTGGCCAATATTCTCTTGATCAATCTCCTGATAGCAGTATTCAACAACATATTCAACGAAGTGAACGCTGTCGCCCACCAAGTATGGATGTTCCAACGTTTCACCGTCGTCATGGAGTACGAACAGAAACCGGTTCTCCCTCCACCACTGATTATAGTTTCGCACATCTATTTGCTCATTAAATACATCATCAGATGCGTCAGGCAAGGCGAGATGCGTTCCACAGAAGCATATGACAATGGGCTGAAACTCTTTCTCGAGGAGGATGATATGGAGCGATTATACGACTTTGAGGAGGATTGCGTCGAGGGATATTTCAGGGAACAAGAACTCAAACTACAGATGTCGACAGACGAGCGAGTGAAAGTAACAACCGAACGCGTGGAGCACATGCATCAGAAAATCGAGGACATCGACAAGAAGGAGAACAGTAGGAACGTTTCCTTGCAG gCTGTAGAATTTAAGATGCGAAAATTGGAGGAGCTGAACGAACAGACGTTGGCTCATTTAGGAGTAATACATCGTTTCATGGCGACTCATACGTCGAATTTAGATCTACCGCGGTTCGACCCAACCACAGAACCACGTACCAGACGAGCTTCTGAGAGATCGGAGGCCGCTTCCGAGTCGGACTTGATCACGCAATCGCCTCTGCTTCACACCCGACGCCGCAAACTCTTGAAATCATTAACGGACGCAACCTTCTTcccaacaacaacaacgccATTGGAGGACGAGGTACCTTTGCGAGCTACGATTCTTAGCTCGCTGGACAATCTGAGCAAGAACGATTCGTCGAACAATAGTGACGAACCAGCGTCTCAGGAGGTTTTCAAAACCTCGGAAAGTAGAGAGAGCAACGTTAGCGAGGGGAATGCAAAACCAGAGAAAGAAATTAACGATCATTATAAAAGGTCCGGCAGTGTTGACGTCACATCGACTTCGGCGTTCGAGGTGAGACGCGATTCCTCGGGTCATCCTCCGTCGGTGAGGCAATCGAGCCGCACGCTCTCTGAGCCGGATAATCTTCTCGCTCCTCCTGTGAGCGGTGCGCAAAGAGTGACGTGGGCCGAGCCGAAGGTAGCTGTGATACCGAGCTCTGCGGGGAGTAACAACGCCTCGTCTAATCAGAGGTCGGTTCTTCTCGCAATGCGATCCGAGTACACCAGCATCACCGACGAGCTCGAAAGTTACTGCGGGCTGTTGAGTCCCCCCAGAACTCCGCCTGTctcgcctcctcctcgtcgagGAAGGTACGCGTCGGAGATGTCAAACCCCGAGATGGCTCTGCACATTGAGAAGGAGCATCTACGCGACGCCGAGGAGTGCGACTATCAACTTATGGAGGGACTTATACATCGGCGATACATGCACGATACGGACATAGCGGAGGATGCAGAATCCGATGACAACGAGGACAGCGCCTTCTTCCTGACTGTACACAACGAACGGCGACAGCTCAGACGGGCCTCCGCCATCGAAGATGAAACCTTCAAATCCCGACCCACCATCAGCGTCACCAAAGAAATCGAACAGACTCTAGCTCGACCTCCTATTCGAGAGAGTGATAATGATCTACCCGCCGATCATGGCCTCAGCACATGTCCTGCTCCGG
- the LOC124308483 gene encoding transient receptor potential cation channel trpm isoform X3: MAIGNVICGANTPKVKRKKVKTTARSWIEATFQKRECAKFIPSPRDEHRCCCGHSFTFHCGTGADVQTHSTAGASAATGDKKIDHEREVWTPGKNTRISPTDAYGTIEFQGGPHPTKAQYVRLAYDTRPEPIVQLLRHEWNLDLPKLLITVHGGRSNFELQPSLKKVLRKGLLKAAKTTGAWIFTGGTNTGVTRQVGDALLLERSNQRQGRVVSIGIAPWGILENGHELVGRGRDVPYHAIASPRSKYAVLNSRHAYFLLVDNGTGGRYGAEIMLRRKLEKYISNQKLQPYTHSSIPVVALVIEGGTNTIRAVLEYVTDEPPVPVVVCDGSGRAADLIAFMHKYATESETEGDGLPDGMRLHLLGTIRHTFEVSTEQAEQLYLELLQCTRNKNLITVFRITHDRPQELDQTILTALFKSQQLSPAEQLSLALTWNRVDIARSEIFVYGQEWPPGALEQSMMQALQHDRIDFVKLLLENGVSMRKFLSIPRLEDLYNTKEGPSNTLGYILRDVRPHIPRGYIYTLHDIGLVINKLMGGAYRAQYTRRKFRAVYSRVMKKSGGHAHHAHAHRTNSATSFAGRCYSVSGAAGKTDSLTMTLLAETLPGDRDTPLFDFPFNELLIWAVLTKRQQMALLMWQHGEEALAKALVALKLYKAMAHEAAEDDLETEIYDELRSYGKEFETIALELLDFCYRQDDDQTQQLLTSELQNWSGQTCLSLAVTANHRPLLAHPCSQIILADLWMGGLRTRKNTNLKVVLGLLCPPYITRLEFKSREELQLMPQTQEEHLIALEDEDEDSDYEQGVTPTLASAPAHPEVEKRPRSSLSIRSKSSCSQQGIKALISTENGTITAKDTIVRENGKVITDHDDCSPRFVHSLPEYYDIKTNRPLRLKKKLYEFYTAPITKFWASSIAYIVFLVLFSYCILVKMGHMPAWAEIYSIAYICTLGCEKVRQIVSSEPATLSHKFSVWAWNMWNPCDAAAILFFQIGLILRLRMPTMEVGRVIYCVDCIYWYLRILNILGVNKYLGPLVTMMGKMVKNMIYFVVLLLVVLMSFGVARQAILNPNSEPKWRILRDIFMEPYFMLYGEVYADNIDPDCGNDPGQDPCLLGRWITPAAMSVYLLVANILLINLLIAVFNNIFNEVNAVAHQVWMFQRFTVVMEYEQKPVLPPPLIIVSHIYLLIKYIIRCVRQGEMRSTEAYDNGLKLFLEEDDMERLYDFEEDCVEGYFREQELKLQMSTDERVKVTTERVEHMHQKIEDIDKKENSRNVSLQAVEFKMRKLEELNEQTLAHLGVIHRFMATHTSNLDLPRFDPTTEPRTRRASERSEAASESDLITQSPLLHTRRRKLLKSLTDATFFPTTTTPLEDEVPLRATILSSLDNLSKNDSSNNSDEPASQEVFKTSESRESNVSEGNAKPEKEINDHYKRSGSVDVTSTSAFEVRRDSSGHPPSVRQSSRTLSEPDNLLAPPVSGAQRVTWAEPKVAVIPSSAGSNNASSNQRSVLLAMRSEYTSITDELESYCGLLSPPRTPPVSPPPRRGRYASEMSNPEMALHIEKEHLRDAEECDYQLMEGLIHRRYMHDTDIAEDAESDDNEDSAFFLTVHNERRQLRRASAIEDETFKSRPTISVTKEIEQTLARPPIRESDNDLPADHGLSTCPAPASETMC; the protein is encoded by the exons ATGGCCATCGGCAATGTGATTTGCGGAGCAAACACTCCAAAAGTGAAACGAAAGAAGGTCAAG aCAACAGCGCGGAGTTGGATAGAAGCTACTTTTCAAAAGAGGGAATGCGCAAAATTTATTCCTAGTCCTCGAGATGAGCACAG ATGCTGCTGCGGGCATTCCTTCACATTTCACTGCGGAACTGGCGCCGATGTTCAAACTCATTCCACCGCTGGCGCCAGCGCTGCTACCGGAGATAAGAAAATTGATCATGAACGAGAGGTTTGGACTCCGGGTAAAAATACGCGAATTAGCCCAACCGATGCATATGGCACGATTGAGTTTCAGGGTGGACCTCATCCAACCAAAGCGCAg TATGTCAGGCTCGCATACGATACTCGACCAGAGCCTATTGTTCAACTACTGAGGCACGAATGGAACCTCGATTTACCAAAGTTATTGATCACCGTTCATGGTGGGAGATCGAATTTCGAGCTACAGCCAAGCTTGAAGAAAGTCCTTAGAAAAGGCCTTTTAAAAGCAGCAAAAACAACGGGTGCTTGGATCTTTACGGGCGGAACAAATACCG GTGTAACACGACAGGTTGGCGATGCTCTGCTTTTGGAGCGTTCAAATCAGAGACAGGGGAGAGTCGTCAGTATCGGTATTGCGCCTTGGGGGATACTTGAGAATGGACACGAACTGGTCGGTCGGGGACGCGACGTTCCTTATCACGCCATTGCATCTCCAAG GTCCAAATACGCTGTACTGAACAGCAGGCATGCATATTTTCTTTTGGTTGATAATGGAACTGGAGGGAGATATGGAGCTGAAATAATGCTGCGAAGGAAgcttgaaaaatacatatcaaATCAGAAACTTCAGCCAT ACACGCATAGTAGCATTCCCGTTGTGGCACTTGTAATCGAAGGAGGAACAAACACTATCCGAGCAGTTCTTGAATACGTTACAGATGAACCGCCAGTCCCTGTCGTGGTTTGCGATGGTTCCGGTCGGGCAGCCGACCTCATTGCTTTCATGCACAA GTACGCGACAGAGAGTGAAACAGAGGGTGACGGCTTGCCAGACGGGATGCGTCTACATTTGTTAGGCACTATTAGGCACACCTTTGAAGTTTCTACCGAACAGGCGGAACAACTCTACTTAGAGCTACTTCAGTGCACACGTAACAAAAACCTT ATTACAGTATTCAGAATTACGCATGACCGGCCTCAAGAACTTGACCAAACAATCCTCACAGCCTTATTTAAATCGCAGCAGCTCTCGCCAGCTGAACAATTATCACTGGCTCTGACTTGGAACAGAGTCGATATAGCTCGTAGCGAAATATTTGTATACGGACAAGAATGGCCGCCCGGAGCACTCGAACAATCCATGATGCAGGCTCTACAGCACGACCGAATTGATTTTGTAAAACTTTTGCTTGAGAATGGTGTTTCAATGCGTAAATTTCTCTCCATACCTCGTCTCGAAGATCTCTACAACACA aAAGAAGGGCCATCCAACACTCTTGGCTACATTTTGAGGGACGTGAGACCACACATACCGCGTGGATATATTTATACTCTGCACGACATCGGTCTTGTGATTAATAAGCTGATGGGTGGAGCTTATCGGGCTCAATACACTCGGCGAAAATTTAGAGCGGTTTATTCTCGAGTTATGAAGAAGTCTGGTGGACACGCGCATCACGCTCATGCCCATCGTACCAATAGTGCAACGAGTTTTGCTGGTCGATGTTACTCGGTTAGCGGCGCTGCTGGAAAAACTGATAGTTTGACGATGACTCTGCTGGCCGAGACGCTGCCAGGGGACAGAGACACACCGCTCTTCGATTTTCCGTTCAACGAACTGCTGATATGGGCTGTACTAACGAAACGTCAACAAATGGCGCTTCTTATGTGGCAACACGGGGAGGAAGCATTGGCCAAAGCGCTGGTAGCTCTAAAACTTTATAAGGCAATGGCGCACGAAGCTGCCGAAGACGATCTTGAGACAGAGATTTATGACGAACTGCGTAGTTACGGCAAGGAATTTGAAACTATCG CCTTAGAGCTTCTGGATTTTTGTTATCGACAAGACGACGATCAAACTCAACAGTTGCTAACGTCAGAGCTTCAGAATTGGTCAGGTCAGACGTGTTTGTCACTTGCTGTAACTGCGAACCATCGTCCTCTTCTAGCACATCCTTGCAGTCAAATTATTCTCGCTGACCTCTGGATGGGTGGCCTACGAACACGTAAAAATACGAATCTCAAG GTAGTACTTGGCCTGCTGTGTCCGCCATACATAACACGGCTGGAATTCAAAAGTCGAGAAGAGCTGCAGCTTATGCCACAGACACAGGAGGAACATTTAATTGCTCTTGAGGACGAAGATGAAGACAGTGACTACGAGCAAGGAGTCACTCCCACATTAGCGTCGGCTCCGGCACACCCCGAAGTCGAG aaacgTCCACGTAGCAGCTTGAGTATTCGCAGCAAATCCTCTTGCAGTCAGCAAGGCATCAAG GCACTAATTTCCACTGAAAATGGAACAATAACTGCAAAAGACACAATCGTTCGAGAGAATGGTAAAGTTATAACAGATCACGATGATTGCAGTCCCAGATTTGTTCACTCCTTGCCCGAATACTATGATATAAAAACAAACCGACCCTTACGTCTGAAAAAGAAGCTCTACGAATTTTATACAGCTCCTATTACCAAATTTTGGGCAAGTTCG ATTGCGTACATAGTATTCTTGGTGCTATTCTCATACTGCATTCTTGTGAAAATGGGTCACATGCCTGCCTGGGCTGAAATATACTCCATTGCCTACATTTGCACACTCGGCTGTGAAAAAGTTCGGCAGATAGTGTCTTCCGAGCCAGCAACTTTATCCCATAAGTTCAGTGTCTGGGCATGGAATATGTGGAACCCGTGCGACGCCGCTGccattctattttttcaaattggtCTCATTCTACGGTTGAGAATGCCCACTATGGAAGTAGGGCGTGTTATTTATTGTGTGGATTGTATATATTGGTACCTGCGAATTCTCAACATTCTCGGAGTCAACAAGTACTTAG GTCCTTTGGTTACAATGATGGGAAAGATGGTGAAGAATATGATATACTTTGTTGTACTGTTGCTAGTTGTACTGATGAGCTTTGGCGTAGCCAGACAAGCTATTCTTAATCCTAATAGTGAACCCAAGTGGCGAATTTTGCGAGAT ATATTTATGGAGCCATATTTCATGCTTTACGGTGAAGTGTACGCGGACAATATAGATCCAGACTGCGGAAATGACCCAGGACAGGATCCGTGCCTTCTGGGAAGGTGGATAACACCCGCTGCCATGTCCGTCTACCTTCTCGTGGCCAATATTCTCTTGATCAATCTCCTGATAGCAGTATTCAACAACATATTCAACGAAGTGAACGCTGTCGCCCACCAAGTATGGATGTTCCAACGTTTCACCGTCGTCATGGAGTACGAACAGAAACCGGTTCTCCCTCCACCACTGATTATAGTTTCGCACATCTATTTGCTCATTAAATACATCATCAGATGCGTCAGGCAAGGCGAGATGCGTTCCACAGAAGCATATGACAATGGGCTGAAACTCTTTCTCGAGGAGGATGATATGGAGCGATTATACGACTTTGAGGAGGATTGCGTCGAGGGATATTTCAGGGAACAAGAACTCAAACTACAGATGTCGACAGACGAGCGAGTGAAAGTAACAACCGAACGCGTGGAGCACATGCATCAGAAAATCGAGGACATCGACAAGAAGGAGAACAGTAGGAACGTTTCCTTGCAG gCTGTAGAATTTAAGATGCGAAAATTGGAGGAGCTGAACGAACAGACGTTGGCTCATTTAGGAGTAATACATCGTTTCATGGCGACTCATACGTCGAATTTAGATCTACCGCGGTTCGACCCAACCACAGAACCACGTACCAGACGAGCTTCTGAGAGATCGGAGGCCGCTTCCGAGTCGGACTTGATCACGCAATCGCCTCTGCTTCACACCCGACGCCGCAAACTCTTGAAATCATTAACGGACGCAACCTTCTTcccaacaacaacaacgccATTGGAGGACGAGGTACCTTTGCGAGCTACGATTCTTAGCTCGCTGGACAATCTGAGCAAGAACGATTCGTCGAACAATAGTGACGAACCAGCGTCTCAGGAGGTTTTCAAAACCTCGGAAAGTAGAGAGAGCAACGTTAGCGAGGGGAATGCAAAACCAGAGAAAGAAATTAACGATCATTATAAAAGGTCCGGCAGTGTTGACGTCACATCGACTTCGGCGTTCGAGGTGAGACGCGATTCCTCGGGTCATCCTCCGTCGGTGAGGCAATCGAGCCGCACGCTCTCTGAGCCGGATAATCTTCTCGCTCCTCCTGTGAGCGGTGCGCAAAGAGTGACGTGGGCCGAGCCGAAGGTAGCTGTGATACCGAGCTCTGCGGGGAGTAACAACGCCTCGTCTAATCAGAGGTCGGTTCTTCTCGCAATGCGATCCGAGTACACCAGCATCACCGACGAGCTCGAAAGTTACTGCGGGCTGTTGAGTCCCCCCAGAACTCCGCCTGTctcgcctcctcctcgtcgagGAAGGTACGCGTCGGAGATGTCAAACCCCGAGATGGCTCTGCACATTGAGAAGGAGCATCTACGCGACGCCGAGGAGTGCGACTATCAACTTATGGAGGGACTTATACATCGGCGATACATGCACGATACGGACATAGCGGAGGATGCAGAATCCGATGACAACGAGGACAGCGCCTTCTTCCTGACTGTACACAACGAACGGCGACAGCTCAGACGGGCCTCCGCCATCGAAGATGAAACCTTCAAATCCCGACCCACCATCAGCGTCACCAAAGAAATCGAACAGACTCTAGCTCGACCTCCTATTCGAGAGAGTGATAATGATCTACCCGCCGATCATGGCCTCAGCACATGTCCTGCTCCGG